Proteins encoded by one window of Ovis canadensis isolate MfBH-ARS-UI-01 breed Bighorn chromosome 14, ARS-UI_OviCan_v2, whole genome shotgun sequence:
- the RPS16 gene encoding small ribosomal subunit protein uS9 has product MPSKGPLQSVQVFGRKKTATAVAHCKRGNGLIKVNGRPLEMIEPRTLQYKLLEPVLLLGKERFAGVDIRVRVKGGGHVAQIYAIRQSISKALVAYYQKYVDEASKKEIKDILIQYDRTLLVADPRRCESKKFGGPGARARYQKSYR; this is encoded by the exons ATGCCGTCTAAGGGCCCTCTGCAGTCGGTGCAAGTCTTCGGACGCAAG AAGACGGCCACGGCCGTGGCGCACTGCAAACGAGGTAACGGCCTCATCAAGGTGAACGGACGACCCCTGGAGATGATCGAACCGCGCACGCTGCAATACAAG CTACTGGAACCTGTTCTGCTCCTGGGCAAGGAGCGATTTGCTGGTGTGGACATCCGCGTCCGAGTGAAGGGTGGTGGTCACGTAGCCCAGATTTACG CCATCCGCCAGTCCATCTCCAAAGCCTTGGTGGCCTATTACCAGAAAT ATGTGGATGAGGCTTCCAAGAAGGAGATCAAAGACATCCTCATCCAGTACGACCGGACCCTGCTGGTAGCCGATCCCCGTCGCTGCGAGTCCAAGAAGTTTGGAGGTCCTGGTGCCCGTGCCCGCTACCAGAAATCCTACCGATAA
- the ZFP36 gene encoding mRNA decay activator protein ZFP36: MDLAAIYKSLLSLSPELPSDLGETESSTSWASSGPWSLSSSDSSLPEAAARLPGRSTSLVEGRSCGWVPPPPGFAPLAPRPSSELSPSPTSPTATPTTSSRYKTELCRTFSESGRCRYGAKCQFAHGLGELRQPSRHPKYKTELCHKFYLQGRCPYGSRCHFIHNPSEDLAAPGHPHVLRQSISFSGLPSGRRTSPPPASLAGPSVPSWSFSPSSSPPPPPGDLPLSPSAFSAAPGTPVSRRDPTPACCPSCRRATPNSVWGPVGGLARSPSAHSLGSDPDEYASSGSSLGGSDSPVFEAGVFGPPQLPAAPRRLPIFNRISVSE, translated from the exons ATGGATCTCGCCGCCATCTACAAG AGCCTCCTGTCGCTGAGCCCTGAACTGCCATCCGACCTCGGAGAGACTGAGTCCAGCACCAGCTGGGCTTCCTCGGGACCCTGGAGCCTCAGCTCATCCGACTCCAGCCTGCCTGAGGCCGCTGCCCGCCTGCCTGGCCGCTCCACCAGCCTGGTGGAGGGTCGCAGCTGCGGCTgggtgcccccacccccaggctttgCGCCCCTGGCTCCTCGACCCAGCTCGGAGCTGTCGCCCTCACCCACCTCGCCTACCGCGACTCCCACCACCTCATCCCGCTACAAGACTGAACTATGTCGGACCTTCTCAGAAAGCGGGCGCTGCCGCTATGGGGCCAAGTGCCAGTTTGCCCATGGCCTGGGTGAGCTGCGCCAGCCCAGTCGCCACCCCAAGTATAAGACGGAGCTCTGCCACAAGTTCTACCTCCAGGGTCGCTGCCCCTACGGTTCGCGCTGCCACTTCATCCACAACCCCAGCGAGGACCTGGCTGCCCCCGGCCATCCCCATGTGCTGCGCCAGAGCATCAGTTTCTCAGGGCTGCCCTCGGGCCGCCGAACCTCGCCACCACCAGCAAGCTTAGCAGGCCCTTCCGTGCCCTCATGGTCCTTCTCGCCCTCCAGCTCCCCACCACCGCCACCCGGGGACCTTCCACTTTCACCCTCTGCTTTCTCTGCTGCCCCCGGGACACCTGTGTCCCGAAGGGACCCCACCCCAGCCTGTTGCCCTTCCTGCCGAAGGGCCACCCCCAACAGCGTCTGGGGGCCCGTGGGTGGCCTAGCTCGGAGCCCTTCTGCACACTCCCTGGGATCTGATCCCGACGAATATgccagcagcggcagcagcctgGGGGGATCCGACTCACCTGTCTTTGAGGCTGGGGTTTTTGGGCCACCTCAGCTACCTGCCGCCCCTCGGCGACTTCCCATCTTCAATCGTATCTCCGTTTCGGAGTGA
- the PLEKHG2 gene encoding pleckstrin homology domain-containing family G member 2 isoform X2 produces MPEGARGLGLSKPSPSLGHRGEVCDCAAVCDTRTAPATPAMTSPRGSGSSTSLSTVGSEGDPAPGPTPACSASRPEPLPGPPIRLHLSPVGTSGSSKPSRLERVAREIVETERAYVRDLRSIVEDYLGPLLDGGVLGLSAEQVGTLFANIEDIYEFSSELLEDLEGSSSAGGIAECFVQRSEDFDIYTLYCMNYPSSLALLRELSLSPPAAMWLQERQAQLHHSLPLQSFLLKPVQRILKYHLLLQELGKHWAEGPDAGGREMVEEAIVSMTAVAWYINDMKRKQEHAARLQEVQRRLGGWTGPDLSAFGELVLEGAFRGGGGSGPRLRGGERLLFLFSRMLLVAKRRGPEYTYKGHIFCCNLSVSENPRDPLGFKVSDLTIPKHRHLLQARNQEEKRLWIHCLQRLFFENHPASIPAKAKQVLLENSLHCAPKSKPIPEPLTPPLGSPCPRDARSFTPGRRNTAPSPGPTTTRRGRRQSEPLKDLYVMLPHSAKPRLKHTGSAGELYPPLEPQPPSPTSGPPEDLEDTGPPTLDPSGPSITEEILELLNQRGLRDPGGPLQPPHDVPKFPGDSQVPGDSDTLTFQGLPSRDSSEEEEEEELDMDEREPSPLHVLEGLEGSSAAEIADIPSLSKSPDRPSLPEVPSLSEIPQMPRLPSLSDISSVFEMPCLPAIPSVPDIPSLSSAARPLPCDSWLQGPPQELDETLATRRELFPGNTSGKLGEPSSEGRAGREEDEGGSFPEFQPPDVTRDQGFSHELEFRSCSEIRSAWQALEQGQLARPGFPEPLLILEDSDLSGGSGSAGGKAGVPTSERSASRVRELARLYSERIQHMQRAETRASANAPRRRPRALAQPQLLPGLSQEQAEPGPLPAFGHVLVCELAFPLTCAQESVSLSPAARVQAATPLTKQGGCQDSQGLHVSSLPEQDHLSLQVPAATPLPEQGSLWNTQIPAATPLLEEEDPPDSQAAAITISPDRGHLEIQVPAATPLQEHRDDVGTQVPSSTSSPEQRGHVDVQLPTNPASPKRGSSSDVTVSATSPAPKQEGCWDSQSPTNTPVTKPGGCRDVQSPATACGPAVDLSLIHRSSLDPQIPADTPLPLQRDLPDIQVPGTSPLPVHRGHLDRQNPADAPPSLPQEPPDFQVPAATPLPQTASLTDTDAQVQALLPLPQQGGLRDIQGRAAAPWLQEQSLTDLQVQKLTPLLERKGLTNDQVPATAPLPEQGGPMDTQGPLPIPVQTTVLLAKQGGPSVSHAARSESSDLTPPHSPPPPTRKLLGPNAAALSRYLAASYISQSLARRQGPGGEAPPASRGPWSSSAPTSRAPSPPPQPQPPPPPARRFSYATTVNIHVGGGGRLRPAKAQVRLNHPALLATPQESVGLRRAQGGPDAPFHM; encoded by the exons ATGCCCGAGGGAGCCCGTGGACTGGGCCTGTCCAAACCCAGCCCTAGCCTCGGCCACAGAGGTGAAGTGTGTGACTGTGCGGCTGTGTGTGACACTCGGACAG CCCCTGCCACCCCCGCCATGACCTCCCCACGAGGTTCTGGGAGCTCCACGTCCTTGAGCACTGTGGGCTCTGAGGGGGACCCGGCTCCgggccccaccccagcctgctCAGCCTCGAGGCCAGAGCCCCTTCCAGGGCCCCCCATCCGCCTGCATCTGTCACCTGTGGGGACCTCGGGTTCTTCGAAACCCTCGAGGCTGGAGCGTGTGGCCCGTGAGATTGTGGAGACAGAGCGGGCCTACGTCCGGGACCTCCGAAGCATCGTGGAG GACTACCTGGGCCCTCTGCTGGATGGCGGGGTTCTGGGGCTGAGTGCGGAGCAGGTGGGCACACTGTTTGCCAACATCGAGGACATCTACGAGTTCAGCAG tGAGCTCCTGGAAGACCTGGAGGGCAGCAGCAGCGCCGGGGGCATCGCTGAGTGCTTTGTGCAGAGG AGCGAGGATTTCGACATCTACACATTGTACTGCATGAACTACCCGAG CTCCCTGGCCCTACTCCGGGAGCTGTCACTGTCCCCACCAGCAGCCATGTGGCTGCAAGAGCGCCAGGCCCAGCTCCATCACTCGCTGCCCCTGCAGAGCTTCCTGTTGAAGCCTGTCCAGCGCATCCTCAAGTACCATCTGCTGCTGCAG gagctggGCAAGCACTGGGCAGAGGGCCCGGATGCCGGGGGCCGCGAGATGGTGGAGGAGGCTATTGTGTCCATGACAGCGGTCGCCTGGTACATCAATGACATGAAACGCAAGCAGGAGCATGCTGCGCGCCTCCAG GAGGTGCAACGGCGCCTGGGCGGCTGGACCGGTCCAGACCTCAGCGCTTTTGGGGAGCTAGTGCTGGAGGGCGCATTCCGAGGTGGTGGAGGGAGCGGCCCCCGACTCCGAGGGGGTGAACGGCTGCTCTTTCTGTTCTCACGGATGCTGCTCGTGGCCAAGCGCCGGGGACCGGAATACACCTACAAGGGCCACATCTTC TGCTGCAACCTGAGTGTGAGCGAGAACCCTCGAGACCCTCTAGGGTTCAAGGTGTCCGATCTGACTATTCCCAAGCACAGGCACCTGCTCCAG GCCAGGAACCAAGAAGAGAAGAGGCTGTGGATTCACTGTCTCCAGCGCCTCTTCTTTGAGAACCACCCCGCTTCCATCCCTGCCAAG GCAAAACAAGTCCTCCTTGAAAACAGCCTGCACT GTGCTCCTAAAAGCAAGCCTATCCCAGAGCCCCTTACACCCCCACTTGGGTCTCCCTGCCCGCGAGATGCTAGAAGTTTCACTCCTGGACGACGGAACACAG CTCCATCACCAGGACCCACCACTACCCGTCGCGGCCGCAGACAGTCTG AGCCTCTAAAGGACCTTTACGTCATGTTGCCACACAGCG CTAAGCCTAGACTCAAG CACACCGGCAGTGCGGGGGAGCTCTACCCGCCCCTGGAGCCTCAGCCACCAAGTCCCACTTCTGGACCCCCTGAGGACCTGGAGGACACAGGACCCCCCACGCTGGACCCTTCTGGGCCCTCAATCACTGAAGAAATCCTGGAGCTCCTGAACCAAAGAGGCCTCCGGGATCCGGGG GGCCCGCTACAGCCACCCCATGATGTTCCCAAGTTCCCCGGAGACTCCCAAGTGCCAGGCGACAGTGACACCCTCACATTCCAAGGCCTGCCCAGCCGAGACTCttcagaagaggaggaggaagaagaactGGATATGGATGAACGGGAGCCTTCCCCACTCCACGTCCTGGAGGGGCTCGAGGGTTCCAGTGCAGCTGAAATTGCCGACATTCCCAGCCTTTCCAAAAGCCCCGACAGACCCAGCCTCCCTGAAGTGCCCAGCCTTTCTGAAATTCCCCAGATGCCCCGCCTCCCCAGCCTCTCTGACATTTCCAGTGTTTTTGAAATGCCCTGCCTTCCAGCCATTCCTAGCGTCCCCGACATTCCTAGTCTTTCCAGCGCTGCCCGCCCGCTCCCCTGTGACTCCTGGCTCCAGGGACCCCCGCAGGAGCTGGATGAGACTCTAGCCACCCGGAGAGAACTTTTCCCCGGAAACACTTCTGGAAAACTGGGCGAGCCCTCCTCAGAAGGCAGGGCAGGGCGAGAGGAGGATGAAGGAGGATCATTCCCAGAATTCCAGCCCCCAGATGTCACCCGGGATCAGGGATTCTCACATGAGTTGGAGTTCCGCTCTTGCTCTGAAATCCGGAGCGCCTGGCAGGCCCTGGAGCAGGGGCAGCTGGCCCGGCCGGGTTTTCCTGAGCCACTGCTGATCCTGGAAGACTCGGACCTGAGTGGAGGCAGTGGCAGTGCAGGAGGGAAGGCGGGAGTCCCGACTTCGGAGAGGTCAGCATCCCGAGTGCGAGAGTTAGCCCGGCTTTACAGCGAGCGGATCCAGCACATGCAGCGGGCTGAGACCCGGGCATCGGCCAACGCACCCCGCCGCAGGCCTCGGGCTCTGGCCCAGCCGCAGCTGTTACCTGGCCTGTCCCAGGAGCAGGCTGAGCCAG GACCCCTGCCTGCCTTTGGACATGTGCTGGTGTGTGAGCTGGCCTTCCCTCTGACCTGTGCCCAGGAATCTGTCTCCCTCAGCCCTGCTGCCCGGGTTCAAGCTGCCACACCCTTGACTAAGCAGGGAGGCTGCCAGGACAGCCAGGGTCTACATGTTTCAAGTTTGCCTGAGCAagaccatctgagcctccaggttcCAGCTGCTACCCCCCTGCCTGAGCAAGGAAGCCTCTGGAATACCCAGATTCCAGCCGCCACACCTTTGCTGGAAGAGGAAGACCCCCCAGACAGCCAGGCTGCAGCTATTACAATTTCACCAGATCGAGGCCACCTGGAAATCCAAGTGCCAGCTGCCACTCCTTTGCAGGAGCATAGAGACGACGTGGGTACTCAGGTTCCTTCTAGCACCTCATCTCCTGAGCAAAGAGGCCATGTGGACGTCCAGCTTCCCACCAACCCAGCTTCACCCAAGCGGGGCAGTTCCTCTGATGTCACGGTTTCAGCCACCAGTCCTGCACCCAAGCAAGAAGGCTGCTGGGACAGCCAGAGCCCAACCAACACCCCTGTAACTAAGCCAGGAGGCTGCAGGGATGTTCAGTCCCCAGCTACTGCCTGTGGGCCAGCCGTCGATCTTTCGCTCATACACAGAAGCAGCCTGGACCCTCAGATCCCAGCTGACACCCCACTGCCCTTGCAGCGTGACCTCCCAGACATTCAGGTTCCAGGTACCTCACCTTTACCTGTACACAGAGGCCACTTGGACCGTCAGAACCCAGCTGATGCCCCACCATCCTTGCCCCAGGAACCCCCCGATTTTCAGGTTCCAGCTGCCACACCTTTGCCCCAGACAGCAAGCCTCACGGACACGGATGCCCAGGTCCAAGCCCTCCTGCCTTTGCCCCAGCAGGGAGGCCTCCGAGacatccagggtcgtgccgctgCACCTTGGCTTCAGGAACAAAGCCTCACAGACCTCCAGGTTCAGAAGCTGACACCTTTGTTGGAAAGGAAGGGCCTCACGAATGACCAGGTTCCAGCCACCGCACCTTTGCCTGAGCAAGGAGGCCCTATGGACACTCAGGGCCCGTTACCCATCCCAGTCCAGACCACCGTGCTTTTGGCCAAACAAGGAGGCCCCTCGGTCTCTCACGCTGCCAGATCAGAGTCTTCAGACTTGACCCCACCCCACAGTCCCCCACCCCCGACACGGAAGCTCCTGGGCCCCAATGCGGCTGCCCTTTCAAGATACCTGGCAGCTTCGTACATCAGCCAGAGCCTGGCTCGGCGACAGGGGCCTGGAGGAGAGGCTCCCCCAGCCTCCCGGGGCCCTTGGTCCTCCTCTGCCCCCACATCACGGGCACCTTCACCGCCACCCCAGCCccaacccccaccacccccagcccgGAGGTTCAGCTATGCCACCACGGTCAACATCCATGTCGGAGGTGGCGGGCGGCTACGGCCAGCCAAGGCCCAGGTCAGGTTGAACCATCCTGCTCTCTTGGCAACCCCTCAAGAATCTGTGGGTCTCCGCAGAGCCCAGGGGGGCCCCGATGCCCCTTTCCACATGTGA
- the PLEKHG2 gene encoding pleckstrin homology domain-containing family G member 2 isoform X1, which translates to MPEGARGLGLSKPSPSLGHRGEVCDCAAVCDTRTAAPATPAMTSPRGSGSSTSLSTVGSEGDPAPGPTPACSASRPEPLPGPPIRLHLSPVGTSGSSKPSRLERVAREIVETERAYVRDLRSIVEDYLGPLLDGGVLGLSAEQVGTLFANIEDIYEFSSELLEDLEGSSSAGGIAECFVQRSEDFDIYTLYCMNYPSSLALLRELSLSPPAAMWLQERQAQLHHSLPLQSFLLKPVQRILKYHLLLQELGKHWAEGPDAGGREMVEEAIVSMTAVAWYINDMKRKQEHAARLQEVQRRLGGWTGPDLSAFGELVLEGAFRGGGGSGPRLRGGERLLFLFSRMLLVAKRRGPEYTYKGHIFCCNLSVSENPRDPLGFKVSDLTIPKHRHLLQARNQEEKRLWIHCLQRLFFENHPASIPAKAKQVLLENSLHCAPKSKPIPEPLTPPLGSPCPRDARSFTPGRRNTAPSPGPTTTRRGRRQSEPLKDLYVMLPHSAKPRLKHTGSAGELYPPLEPQPPSPTSGPPEDLEDTGPPTLDPSGPSITEEILELLNQRGLRDPGGPLQPPHDVPKFPGDSQVPGDSDTLTFQGLPSRDSSEEEEEEELDMDEREPSPLHVLEGLEGSSAAEIADIPSLSKSPDRPSLPEVPSLSEIPQMPRLPSLSDISSVFEMPCLPAIPSVPDIPSLSSAARPLPCDSWLQGPPQELDETLATRRELFPGNTSGKLGEPSSEGRAGREEDEGGSFPEFQPPDVTRDQGFSHELEFRSCSEIRSAWQALEQGQLARPGFPEPLLILEDSDLSGGSGSAGGKAGVPTSERSASRVRELARLYSERIQHMQRAETRASANAPRRRPRALAQPQLLPGLSQEQAEPGPLPAFGHVLVCELAFPLTCAQESVSLSPAARVQAATPLTKQGGCQDSQGLHVSSLPEQDHLSLQVPAATPLPEQGSLWNTQIPAATPLLEEEDPPDSQAAAITISPDRGHLEIQVPAATPLQEHRDDVGTQVPSSTSSPEQRGHVDVQLPTNPASPKRGSSSDVTVSATSPAPKQEGCWDSQSPTNTPVTKPGGCRDVQSPATACGPAVDLSLIHRSSLDPQIPADTPLPLQRDLPDIQVPGTSPLPVHRGHLDRQNPADAPPSLPQEPPDFQVPAATPLPQTASLTDTDAQVQALLPLPQQGGLRDIQGRAAAPWLQEQSLTDLQVQKLTPLLERKGLTNDQVPATAPLPEQGGPMDTQGPLPIPVQTTVLLAKQGGPSVSHAARSESSDLTPPHSPPPPTRKLLGPNAAALSRYLAASYISQSLARRQGPGGEAPPASRGPWSSSAPTSRAPSPPPQPQPPPPPARRFSYATTVNIHVGGGGRLRPAKAQVRLNHPALLATPQESVGLRRAQGGPDAPFHM; encoded by the exons ATGCCCGAGGGAGCCCGTGGACTGGGCCTGTCCAAACCCAGCCCTAGCCTCGGCCACAGAGGTGAAGTGTGTGACTGTGCGGCTGTGTGTGACACTCGGACAG CAGCCCCTGCCACCCCCGCCATGACCTCCCCACGAGGTTCTGGGAGCTCCACGTCCTTGAGCACTGTGGGCTCTGAGGGGGACCCGGCTCCgggccccaccccagcctgctCAGCCTCGAGGCCAGAGCCCCTTCCAGGGCCCCCCATCCGCCTGCATCTGTCACCTGTGGGGACCTCGGGTTCTTCGAAACCCTCGAGGCTGGAGCGTGTGGCCCGTGAGATTGTGGAGACAGAGCGGGCCTACGTCCGGGACCTCCGAAGCATCGTGGAG GACTACCTGGGCCCTCTGCTGGATGGCGGGGTTCTGGGGCTGAGTGCGGAGCAGGTGGGCACACTGTTTGCCAACATCGAGGACATCTACGAGTTCAGCAG tGAGCTCCTGGAAGACCTGGAGGGCAGCAGCAGCGCCGGGGGCATCGCTGAGTGCTTTGTGCAGAGG AGCGAGGATTTCGACATCTACACATTGTACTGCATGAACTACCCGAG CTCCCTGGCCCTACTCCGGGAGCTGTCACTGTCCCCACCAGCAGCCATGTGGCTGCAAGAGCGCCAGGCCCAGCTCCATCACTCGCTGCCCCTGCAGAGCTTCCTGTTGAAGCCTGTCCAGCGCATCCTCAAGTACCATCTGCTGCTGCAG gagctggGCAAGCACTGGGCAGAGGGCCCGGATGCCGGGGGCCGCGAGATGGTGGAGGAGGCTATTGTGTCCATGACAGCGGTCGCCTGGTACATCAATGACATGAAACGCAAGCAGGAGCATGCTGCGCGCCTCCAG GAGGTGCAACGGCGCCTGGGCGGCTGGACCGGTCCAGACCTCAGCGCTTTTGGGGAGCTAGTGCTGGAGGGCGCATTCCGAGGTGGTGGAGGGAGCGGCCCCCGACTCCGAGGGGGTGAACGGCTGCTCTTTCTGTTCTCACGGATGCTGCTCGTGGCCAAGCGCCGGGGACCGGAATACACCTACAAGGGCCACATCTTC TGCTGCAACCTGAGTGTGAGCGAGAACCCTCGAGACCCTCTAGGGTTCAAGGTGTCCGATCTGACTATTCCCAAGCACAGGCACCTGCTCCAG GCCAGGAACCAAGAAGAGAAGAGGCTGTGGATTCACTGTCTCCAGCGCCTCTTCTTTGAGAACCACCCCGCTTCCATCCCTGCCAAG GCAAAACAAGTCCTCCTTGAAAACAGCCTGCACT GTGCTCCTAAAAGCAAGCCTATCCCAGAGCCCCTTACACCCCCACTTGGGTCTCCCTGCCCGCGAGATGCTAGAAGTTTCACTCCTGGACGACGGAACACAG CTCCATCACCAGGACCCACCACTACCCGTCGCGGCCGCAGACAGTCTG AGCCTCTAAAGGACCTTTACGTCATGTTGCCACACAGCG CTAAGCCTAGACTCAAG CACACCGGCAGTGCGGGGGAGCTCTACCCGCCCCTGGAGCCTCAGCCACCAAGTCCCACTTCTGGACCCCCTGAGGACCTGGAGGACACAGGACCCCCCACGCTGGACCCTTCTGGGCCCTCAATCACTGAAGAAATCCTGGAGCTCCTGAACCAAAGAGGCCTCCGGGATCCGGGG GGCCCGCTACAGCCACCCCATGATGTTCCCAAGTTCCCCGGAGACTCCCAAGTGCCAGGCGACAGTGACACCCTCACATTCCAAGGCCTGCCCAGCCGAGACTCttcagaagaggaggaggaagaagaactGGATATGGATGAACGGGAGCCTTCCCCACTCCACGTCCTGGAGGGGCTCGAGGGTTCCAGTGCAGCTGAAATTGCCGACATTCCCAGCCTTTCCAAAAGCCCCGACAGACCCAGCCTCCCTGAAGTGCCCAGCCTTTCTGAAATTCCCCAGATGCCCCGCCTCCCCAGCCTCTCTGACATTTCCAGTGTTTTTGAAATGCCCTGCCTTCCAGCCATTCCTAGCGTCCCCGACATTCCTAGTCTTTCCAGCGCTGCCCGCCCGCTCCCCTGTGACTCCTGGCTCCAGGGACCCCCGCAGGAGCTGGATGAGACTCTAGCCACCCGGAGAGAACTTTTCCCCGGAAACACTTCTGGAAAACTGGGCGAGCCCTCCTCAGAAGGCAGGGCAGGGCGAGAGGAGGATGAAGGAGGATCATTCCCAGAATTCCAGCCCCCAGATGTCACCCGGGATCAGGGATTCTCACATGAGTTGGAGTTCCGCTCTTGCTCTGAAATCCGGAGCGCCTGGCAGGCCCTGGAGCAGGGGCAGCTGGCCCGGCCGGGTTTTCCTGAGCCACTGCTGATCCTGGAAGACTCGGACCTGAGTGGAGGCAGTGGCAGTGCAGGAGGGAAGGCGGGAGTCCCGACTTCGGAGAGGTCAGCATCCCGAGTGCGAGAGTTAGCCCGGCTTTACAGCGAGCGGATCCAGCACATGCAGCGGGCTGAGACCCGGGCATCGGCCAACGCACCCCGCCGCAGGCCTCGGGCTCTGGCCCAGCCGCAGCTGTTACCTGGCCTGTCCCAGGAGCAGGCTGAGCCAG GACCCCTGCCTGCCTTTGGACATGTGCTGGTGTGTGAGCTGGCCTTCCCTCTGACCTGTGCCCAGGAATCTGTCTCCCTCAGCCCTGCTGCCCGGGTTCAAGCTGCCACACCCTTGACTAAGCAGGGAGGCTGCCAGGACAGCCAGGGTCTACATGTTTCAAGTTTGCCTGAGCAagaccatctgagcctccaggttcCAGCTGCTACCCCCCTGCCTGAGCAAGGAAGCCTCTGGAATACCCAGATTCCAGCCGCCACACCTTTGCTGGAAGAGGAAGACCCCCCAGACAGCCAGGCTGCAGCTATTACAATTTCACCAGATCGAGGCCACCTGGAAATCCAAGTGCCAGCTGCCACTCCTTTGCAGGAGCATAGAGACGACGTGGGTACTCAGGTTCCTTCTAGCACCTCATCTCCTGAGCAAAGAGGCCATGTGGACGTCCAGCTTCCCACCAACCCAGCTTCACCCAAGCGGGGCAGTTCCTCTGATGTCACGGTTTCAGCCACCAGTCCTGCACCCAAGCAAGAAGGCTGCTGGGACAGCCAGAGCCCAACCAACACCCCTGTAACTAAGCCAGGAGGCTGCAGGGATGTTCAGTCCCCAGCTACTGCCTGTGGGCCAGCCGTCGATCTTTCGCTCATACACAGAAGCAGCCTGGACCCTCAGATCCCAGCTGACACCCCACTGCCCTTGCAGCGTGACCTCCCAGACATTCAGGTTCCAGGTACCTCACCTTTACCTGTACACAGAGGCCACTTGGACCGTCAGAACCCAGCTGATGCCCCACCATCCTTGCCCCAGGAACCCCCCGATTTTCAGGTTCCAGCTGCCACACCTTTGCCCCAGACAGCAAGCCTCACGGACACGGATGCCCAGGTCCAAGCCCTCCTGCCTTTGCCCCAGCAGGGAGGCCTCCGAGacatccagggtcgtgccgctgCACCTTGGCTTCAGGAACAAAGCCTCACAGACCTCCAGGTTCAGAAGCTGACACCTTTGTTGGAAAGGAAGGGCCTCACGAATGACCAGGTTCCAGCCACCGCACCTTTGCCTGAGCAAGGAGGCCCTATGGACACTCAGGGCCCGTTACCCATCCCAGTCCAGACCACCGTGCTTTTGGCCAAACAAGGAGGCCCCTCGGTCTCTCACGCTGCCAGATCAGAGTCTTCAGACTTGACCCCACCCCACAGTCCCCCACCCCCGACACGGAAGCTCCTGGGCCCCAATGCGGCTGCCCTTTCAAGATACCTGGCAGCTTCGTACATCAGCCAGAGCCTGGCTCGGCGACAGGGGCCTGGAGGAGAGGCTCCCCCAGCCTCCCGGGGCCCTTGGTCCTCCTCTGCCCCCACATCACGGGCACCTTCACCGCCACCCCAGCCccaacccccaccacccccagcccgGAGGTTCAGCTATGCCACCACGGTCAACATCCATGTCGGAGGTGGCGGGCGGCTACGGCCAGCCAAGGCCCAGGTCAGGTTGAACCATCCTGCTCTCTTGGCAACCCCTCAAGAATCTGTGGGTCTCCGCAGAGCCCAGGGGGGCCCCGATGCCCCTTTCCACATGTGA